One part of the Bacteroidia bacterium genome encodes these proteins:
- a CDS encoding AraC family transcriptional regulator produces MKDIWFVIFSIGLSQGIFLICALLLLKGKRKLSVYLLLVFLLCVISLVFSEWLKTQFPIDEVLFTFRNGETIPLLIGPIIWFYVLSVLKADFRLEIRHSLHFLPFFLFFLYFLPFYISTDEYKLAYVQSLNQKSIPLDLALFSWFKGLHTLIYILISILFLRKKLSQKRLRDQWFNSRLMISLLGLQMLGILSIYAIVVAEYISPDIQIESDKIGALVISTSFFIFAFAIILFPKTLLPEAKTSRNKYEHSTLNQDEKERILRKLQKKLRDEKQYLNPNLSLAELAHKLEINSNQLSQVINELLGKNFYQLINEYRVEEVKRNILSQEKTLLGIALESGFNSKSAFNRIFKEITGSTPSAYKKSLTNRS; encoded by the coding sequence ATGAAAGATATCTGGTTCGTAATTTTTAGTATAGGATTATCACAAGGGATATTTCTCATTTGTGCTTTACTATTGCTAAAGGGTAAAAGGAAACTATCCGTTTATCTCCTGTTAGTATTTCTTCTCTGTGTCATATCCCTTGTCTTTTCCGAATGGCTCAAAACCCAATTCCCCATCGATGAGGTTCTCTTTACCTTCAGAAATGGAGAAACCATTCCTTTACTCATAGGCCCAATTATCTGGTTCTATGTACTTTCTGTGCTAAAAGCTGATTTTCGGCTTGAAATACGGCATTCCCTCCATTTCCTGCCTTTCTTCTTGTTTTTCCTGTATTTCCTCCCCTTTTATATTTCAACCGATGAGTATAAACTTGCATACGTTCAAAGCCTGAATCAAAAATCCATTCCCCTGGATTTAGCTTTATTCTCCTGGTTTAAAGGCCTGCATACCCTCATCTATATTCTGATCAGCATCCTTTTTCTGAGGAAAAAATTATCTCAAAAACGGCTGAGAGATCAATGGTTCAATAGCCGTCTGATGATAAGCTTGCTAGGCCTCCAAATGCTGGGTATACTTAGTATTTACGCCATTGTTGTTGCGGAATACATAAGCCCGGATATACAAATTGAATCTGATAAAATCGGAGCCTTGGTCATCAGCACTTCCTTTTTCATTTTTGCCTTCGCTATCATTCTTTTTCCCAAAACCCTTTTACCCGAAGCAAAGACAAGTAGAAATAAATATGAACATTCTACCCTCAACCAGGATGAAAAAGAACGCATCCTCCGAAAACTTCAAAAAAAGCTCAGAGACGAAAAGCAGTACTTAAATCCTAACCTAAGTTTGGCAGAGCTTGCCCATAAGCTAGAGATCAACAGCAACCAACTTTCCCAGGTAATCAATGAGCTCCTTGGTAAGAACTTCTATCAACTGATCAATGAATACAGAGTAGAGGAAGTAAAAAGGAACATTCTTTCTCAGGAAAAGACACTATTAGGAATTGCTCTGGAAAGCGGATTTAATAGTAAATCTGCTTTTAATCGTATTTTTAAAGAAATCACAGGAAGTACTCCTTCCGCCTACAAAAAATCCCTCACCAATAGGTCCTAA
- the pheS gene encoding phenylalanine--tRNA ligase subunit alpha, with amino-acid sequence MQDKIQQILAEVNSFVVEKAEDLEEYRHKYTVKKGIINQMFNEFRSLPPEQKRELGKPLNELKNHAQARLEEFQKGLKSQNQSANKPHDLTLPGDPFVTGGRHPLSIVLNRIVSIFEKIGFTVAEGPEIEDDWHNFSALNFPDNHPARDMQDTFFVNRDPEYVLRTHTSSVQVRVMEDSQPPIRVLSPGRVYRNEAISARAHCFFHQVEGLVVDENISFADMKQALLYFAREMFGEGVEIKLRPSYFPFTEISAEMDVTCGVCYGKGCNVCKHSGWLEIMGCGMVDPNVLENCNIDSSKYSGYAFGMGVERIAQILYRVPDLRLYSQNDIRFLRLFEKI; translated from the coding sequence ATGCAGGATAAAATTCAACAGATACTGGCAGAGGTCAATTCCTTTGTCGTAGAGAAAGCTGAGGACCTTGAGGAGTACCGCCATAAGTACACCGTAAAAAAAGGCATCATCAATCAGATGTTCAATGAGTTTCGAAGCCTTCCCCCTGAGCAAAAACGGGAATTAGGGAAACCTTTGAACGAGCTCAAAAATCATGCACAGGCACGTTTGGAAGAATTCCAAAAAGGGCTCAAGTCTCAAAACCAATCTGCAAATAAGCCGCATGACCTCACCCTTCCCGGAGATCCTTTTGTTACGGGTGGGAGGCATCCGCTTTCTATAGTGCTCAATCGCATCGTAAGTATTTTTGAAAAGATCGGCTTTACCGTAGCCGAAGGACCAGAAATTGAAGACGACTGGCACAATTTCTCTGCCCTCAATTTTCCCGACAATCACCCTGCTAGAGATATGCAGGATACCTTCTTCGTAAATCGCGATCCGGAATATGTGCTGCGTACCCATACTTCATCTGTGCAGGTGCGCGTGATGGAAGATTCTCAGCCGCCCATTCGGGTACTATCTCCAGGAAGGGTATATAGAAATGAAGCTATTTCTGCACGTGCGCATTGCTTCTTCCATCAGGTAGAAGGATTGGTGGTAGACGAAAACATCAGCTTCGCTGATATGAAGCAGGCCCTGCTTTATTTTGCCAGAGAAATGTTTGGAGAAGGAGTAGAAATCAAACTCAGGCCCTCTTATTTCCCATTTACTGAAATCAGTGCGGAAATGGATGTAACCTGTGGAGTTTGCTATGGAAAAGGATGTAACGTCTGTAAGCACTCCGGCTGGTTGGAAATCATGGGTTGTGGCATGGTAGACCCCAATGTACTGGAAAACTGTAATATCGATTCCAGCAAATACTCCGGTTACGCATTTGGGATGGGCGTGGAACGTATCGCACAGATTCTCTACCGGGTACCGGACTTGAGACTGTACTCCCAAAACGATATTCGCTTTTTGCGATTGTTTGAGAAAATATAA
- a CDS encoding leucine-rich repeat domain-containing protein, giving the protein MRIFLISLFLCFFTQGLFAQVDTTSTNIDTTANDSSRVNPEMLSRGFTPGPMLDAYQLKNSKWYYSINDAVREPEKVYKLSLSGQKYKELPPGLDRFSNLQVLNLSNNKLKTIPGDISRLQNLEVLILSRNKINHLPEEIKNMENLTTIYLSKNRLVEVPAWIGGLSKLRSLDLSLNNLTWYEIELVQKRLPRCKITH; this is encoded by the coding sequence ATGCGCATATTCCTGATTAGCCTGTTCCTCTGTTTTTTTACCCAGGGACTTTTCGCTCAAGTCGATACCACTAGCACAAATATTGATACAACAGCTAATGATAGCTCTCGTGTAAATCCCGAAATGTTATCCCGCGGATTTACCCCCGGCCCTATGCTGGATGCCTACCAGCTCAAGAACAGTAAGTGGTACTATAGTATCAATGATGCTGTACGTGAGCCAGAAAAGGTTTACAAACTTTCCCTGAGTGGACAGAAATACAAAGAATTGCCTCCAGGCCTCGATCGTTTCTCCAATCTGCAAGTACTCAACCTCAGCAATAATAAGCTCAAAACGATTCCCGGCGATATCAGCCGTTTACAAAATCTGGAAGTCCTGATCCTTAGTAGAAACAAAATCAATCACCTGCCTGAGGAGATCAAGAACATGGAAAATCTCACGACCATATATTTAAGCAAAAATCGTCTGGTAGAAGTTCCCGCATGGATCGGAGGCTTGAGCAAATTGAGATCTTTGGATCTTTCGCTCAACAATCTCACCTGGTATGAGATCGAATTGGTGCAGAAAAGACTGCCACGCTGTAAGATCACGCATTAG